A stretch of the Capra hircus breed San Clemente chromosome 10, ASM170441v1, whole genome shotgun sequence genome encodes the following:
- the SRSF5 gene encoding serine/arginine-rich splicing factor 5 isoform X2 yields MSGCRVFIGRLNPAAREKDVERFFKGYGRIRDIDLKRGFGFVEFEDPRDADDAVYELDGKELCSERVTIEHARARSRGGRGRGRYSDRFSSRRPRNDRRNAPPVRTENRLIVENLSSRVSWQDLKDFMRQAGEVTFADAHRPKLNEGVVEFASYGDLKNAIEKLSGKEINGRKIKLIEGSKRHRSRSRSRSRTRSSSRSRSRSRSRSRKSYSRSRSRSRSRSKSRSVSRSPVPEKSQKRGSSSRSKSPASVDRQRSRSRSRSRSRSRSVDSGN; encoded by the exons ATGAGTGGCTGTCGAGTATTCATCGGGAGGCTAAATCCGGCGGCCAGGGAGAAAGACGTGGAAAGATTCTTCAAGGGGTATGGACGAATAAGAGATATTGATCTGAAAAGAGGCTTTGGTTTTGTG GAATTTGAAGATCCCAGGGATGCGGATGATGCTGTATATGAACTTGATGGAAAAGAACTCTGCAGTGAAag GGTTACAATTGAACATGCTAGGGCTCGATCTCGAGGTGGAAGAGGTAGAGGACGCTACTCAGACCGTTTTAGTAGTCGCAGACCCCGAAATGATAGACG AAATGCTCCACCTGTAAGAACAGAAAATCGGCTTATAGTTGAGAATTTATCTTCAAGAGTCAGCTGGCAG GATCTCAAAGATTTCATGAGACAAGCTGGGGAAGTAACCTTTGCGGATGCACATCGACCTAAATTAAATGAGGG GGTAGTTGAGTTTGCCTCTTATGGTGACTTAAAGAATGCTATTGAAaaactttctggaaaagaaataaatgggagaaaaatcaaattaattgaAGGCAGCAAAAGGCACAG GTCACGAAGCAGGTCTCGTTCCCGTACTAGGAGTTCCTCGAGGTCTCGTAGCCGATCTCGTTCCCGGAGTCGCAAGTCTTACAGCCGGTCCAGGAGCCGGAGTCGGAGCCGGAGCAAGTCTCGTTCTGTTAGTAGGTCTCCTGTGCCTGAGAAGAGCCAGAAACGTGGTTCTTCAAGTAGATCTAAGTCTCCAGCATCTGTGGATCGCCAGAGGTCCCGGTCCCGGTCCCGGTCCCGGTCAAGGTCCAGATCAGTTGACAGTGGCAATTAA
- the SRSF5 gene encoding serine/arginine-rich splicing factor 5 isoform X1, producing MSGCRVFIGRLNPAAREKDVERFFKGYGRIRDIDLKRGFGFVEFEDPRDADDAVYELDGKELCSERVTIEHARARSRGGRGRGRYSDRFSSRRPRNDRRNAPPVRTENRLIVENLSSRVSWQDLKDFMRQAGEVTFADAHRPKLNEGVVEFASYGDLKNAIEKLSGKEINGRKIKLIEGSKRHSRSRSRSRSRTRSSSRSRSRSRSRSRKSYSRSRSRSRSRSKSRSVSRSPVPEKSQKRGSSSRSKSPASVDRQRSRSRSRSRSRSRSVDSGN from the exons ATGAGTGGCTGTCGAGTATTCATCGGGAGGCTAAATCCGGCGGCCAGGGAGAAAGACGTGGAAAGATTCTTCAAGGGGTATGGACGAATAAGAGATATTGATCTGAAAAGAGGCTTTGGTTTTGTG GAATTTGAAGATCCCAGGGATGCGGATGATGCTGTATATGAACTTGATGGAAAAGAACTCTGCAGTGAAag GGTTACAATTGAACATGCTAGGGCTCGATCTCGAGGTGGAAGAGGTAGAGGACGCTACTCAGACCGTTTTAGTAGTCGCAGACCCCGAAATGATAGACG AAATGCTCCACCTGTAAGAACAGAAAATCGGCTTATAGTTGAGAATTTATCTTCAAGAGTCAGCTGGCAG GATCTCAAAGATTTCATGAGACAAGCTGGGGAAGTAACCTTTGCGGATGCACATCGACCTAAATTAAATGAGGG GGTAGTTGAGTTTGCCTCTTATGGTGACTTAAAGAATGCTATTGAAaaactttctggaaaagaaataaatgggagaaaaatcaaattaattgaAGGCAGCAAAAGGCACAG taGGTCACGAAGCAGGTCTCGTTCCCGTACTAGGAGTTCCTCGAGGTCTCGTAGCCGATCTCGTTCCCGGAGTCGCAAGTCTTACAGCCGGTCCAGGAGCCGGAGTCGGAGCCGGAGCAAGTCTCGTTCTGTTAGTAGGTCTCCTGTGCCTGAGAAGAGCCAGAAACGTGGTTCTTCAAGTAGATCTAAGTCTCCAGCATCTGTGGATCGCCAGAGGTCCCGGTCCCGGTCCCGGTCCCGGTCAAGGTCCAGATCAGTTGACAGTGGCAATTAA